The genomic segment AAGCGCCAGTTCCTCGCCCGCTCGGGTGAAGCTCAGGTGCCGCGCCGCGGCCTCGAACGTGTGCAGCAGGTCGAGCCGAAGCTGGCGCGACCGCGGCTCGGCCCGCGGGCCGGGAGCCGGAGCTTTGACATTCGCTACCTGCATGCGAGTCATGCCGAATCACCATTGGTGTTGAGAGGACCCGGTCAGTATATTCATCCGCGAGTTGCATGCGAGGTGAACATGAAGATCGACAATCCCGGACGGTTCGCGATGCTGCGGCGGACCCTGCTCGAACTGCCGCGAGGCGAACTGCAGGTCGGCTGCTCGTCCGGCAGCCTGTGGCTCACGCTGGACCACGACCCGCGCGACATCGTGCTCGAAGCGGGCGAGCGGATCAGCCTGGACGGTGCACGCCGGGTGCTGGCGTATGCGCTGGAAGACGCGGTGCTCGAGGTGATGCCGTCGCGCGTCCCCGTCGAAGCGCGCGGATCCGTCTGGCTGCGTCCCGCACTGCAGGCCGCGTGAGGACGCGGCCGGCTAGTCCGGCTTGCGCGGGGCCGGCAGCGGCACCATCACCGGCTGGCCCGGCGTGGTGCAGCCCGTGTCGCAGCAGCGCCCGGGCTGCCGGTTCTTCGTGATCGCGCGGCCTTCCTGCGCGAGCACGCCGCGTTCGAGCAGGCGCTCGACGAGGTCGACCTTGTTGCCCACCGGATAGTTGCGCCAGATCTCCTGCTTCATCGCCGCGGGCGAACCGCCGCCATGCAGGCTGATCAGCGAATACCAGCCGCCCTGGTAGGACGCGGTGAGGTCCTCGAGGAAACGCGCCACCTCGATCCGTTTGTCGTACGGCACGGAAGGATTCGCGCGCAACACCTCGGTCAGCGTTGCGCCGGTCGCCGGGTTGTGGTCCTCGTCCGGGCCGGGCAGGGCCACGATCAGGCCGCCCGAGACCTCGTGCGCCAGCCGGTGCATGTCGTAGATCTGCGTGGCCAGCAGCAGCTTGCCGATGTTGGCGAACACCGGCTCGGGCATGAACGAGCCGCTGTGCGGGTCCTGCGTGCCGTACACGCTGGCCGCGACGCCGCAGGCGAAGAAGCCTTCGGTGATCTTGATCAGCTCGACCATGGGCTCGCGCAGGTTGGACTTCTCGCCGGGGTCGAAGCCGTTGGCCTCGCACATGAGCGCGCCGGCGCCGATCAGCAGGTCGCCGAAGCCCGCGCGCGCCGCGATGCAGCTGTGGCGGTGGTGCGTGGCGTAGCTGTAGGTGAGCACCTGGCTGTGCTCCCATTCGCCTTCGTAGAAGACGCGCTCCCAGGGCACGAAGACGCGATCGAACACGACGACCGCCGTCGATTGCCCGTACCGGCGCGAGAAGTGGGCGCTGCCATGTTCCAGCTTCTCGCCCGGCCGGCCCGCGGGGCGCGAGACGATGGTGATGCCGTTGGCGTCGACCGGGACCGCGCAGCAGACGGCGAAGTCGCGGTCGGCCTCGGTCATGTTGCGGCTGGGCATGACCAGGAACTCGTGCATGTAGGGCGCGCCGGTGACGATGGCCTTGGTGCCGCTGATCACGATGCCCCTGGCATTGCGCTCGACCACGTGCACGTAGGTGTCGGGATTGGCCTGCTGGTGCGGTCGCTTGCTGCGGTCGCCCTTGGCGTCCGTCATCGCGATGCCCAGCGTCAGGTCCTCGTCCTGGAAGCGCTCCAGGTAGGCCTGGAAACGCGAGCGGTGCTCGTTGCCGACGCGCGCGTCGTCGATGTGCGCGGTGACCTGTGCCAGCGCATTGAGCGCGTCGTGCGCGAGGTAGCGCTGCGCGCAGCCCGTCTCCTGGCACAGCAGCCGCACCGCTTCCAGCTTGTTCAGCAGGTCGCCCGCCGAATCGTTGACGTGCAGCATGCGGTTGACCACGCGGTTGCGCGAAGCCTGCGTGGCCAGCGCGACCGGCGCGTAGTCCGCATTGCGCGCGAAGTCGTACGTGTAGGCCAAGGCGTTCACGCCGGGCTGCAGCGCGGGATCGTCCGCCACGCTCTCCACCAGGCGGCCGTCGACGTACACGGTGGGCTTGAGGCGCCGCAGCGATTCGCGGTAGTCGTCGCCGCTCATCAGCGGGGCCTGGGTGGGGGCGGTGTCGGAGATGTTCATGGCGCACGCTCCTGGAAGCTTGGGCGTCATTTAAGCACCGCCTGCAGCGAAGGCGGGGGCCCAATGAGCTTCGAGCAAGAGCCAGCGCCTGTGCGTGCCCTCACGCCAGCCCTCTCCCGGAGGAGGGGGCAAGCAAGACTAGTGCGCGGACACCGGAGCCAGCGGCAACCGGAAACTGAACGTCGATCCCCGCCCCGGCCCTTCGCTTTGCGCCTTCATGCTGCCGCCGTGCATCTGCACCAGCGCGCGCGCCAGCGCGAGCCCGACGCCCAGGCCGCTGTCCCCGGCGTGGTCGCCGTCGCCCTGTGCGAACAGCTCGAAGATGCGATCGAGCTCGTGCGGCGCGATGCCGCGTCCGTTGTCCTGCACGGCCACTTCGACGGCATTGCCGGTGCGCCGGGCGCTCACGCTGATCTGGCCGCCCTCGGGCGTGTACTTGGCGGCGTTGACCAGCAGGTTCTGGAGCACCTGCGCGAGGCGCGTGGAATCGCCGTCGACCAGCAGGTGCTCGGAGGGGCCCACCTGCTCCAGCTGGTGGCGGCGCGCCTCGATCAGCGGCCGGGCCGTCTCGATGCTGCGCGCCACGACGTCGCCGATGTCGACCAGTTCGTGCCGCAGCTTGATCTTCCCCGTGGCCAGGCGCGAGACGTCGAGCAGGTCGTCGACCAGCCGCGTGAGCTGCGCCGCCTGCCGGTCGATGATGTCGCGCAGCTTGCGCACCTGCTCGGGCACCTGCGCGTCGATCTTCTGCAGGATCGTCACGGCGTTGCGGATCGGCGCCAGCGGGTTGCGCAATTCGTGCGCCAGCATCGCCAGGAATTCGTTGGTGCGCTGGGTGGATTGCTCCATCTCCTCCAGTCGCCGCTGCAGGGAGAGGTCCTGCGTCACCTTGGCGAAGCCCACCAGCTCGCCATCGCGGCCATAAACCGTCCGCACCACCACCTTGCCCCAGAAGCGGCTGCCGTCCTTGCGGATGCGCCAGCCCTCGTCCTCGAACACGCCGTGGTTGCGAGCCTGCTCCAGCTCGCGGGCGGGCTTGCCGGCGCGCCGGTCTTCGAGCGAAAAGAACACGCTGAAGTGCTTGCCGACGATCTCGCTGCCGGTGTAGCCGTTGATCAATTCGGCCCCGCGGTTCCAGCTCTGGATTCGGCCTTCGGCGTCGAGCATGAAGACCGCGTGGTCCGAGATGCTGTCGACCAGCAGCCGCAGGCGCTCCTCGCTGGCGGTGAGCTCCTCTTCATGGCGGCGCCGCTCGGTCAGGTCGCGCGTCACCTTGGCGAAGCCGGCCAGCTCGCCCGTCGTGGGGTCGTGCAGCGCCGTGATCACCACGTTGGCCCAGAAGCGGGTGCCGTCCTTGCGCACGCGCCAGCCCTCGTCCTCGAAGCGCCCTCCGGCGATCGCGCGGCGCAGCTCCTCGTCGGGCCAGCCGCGCGCCACCGCGTCAGGCGGGTAGAAGATGGAGAAGTGACGGCCGAGGATCTCCTCGCGCGTCCAGCCCTTGAGCTTCTGGGCGCCGCTGTTCCAGGAGACGATCCGGCCGTCCGGGTCGAGCAGGAAGATGCCGTAGTCGACCACGGCCTCGACCAGCAGCTGCAGCCGCTGGTCGATGGAAGCCGAAGAGGGGTTGGTTTCGTTCAAATCCATTGACGCGTGAACGACCGGATTATGCGGCGCGGATGTGAATGGCTGAGCTCTACCGCAGATTTGTCGGCTTCGCCCCGGTTCAAGCGACGCCGCCGTCCTACGCCTCATCAGCTTGCGCACGGCGAGCATGCACGCTCGCAGGACAGCCATGAAGGAAGAGCGCATCGACGAGACCGCCCCCGCCGTCGACCCGGTCGAGGCGGCGCGCTCGGCCGGGCTTGCGTATGTCACGGATGAGGAGCCCGGCCTGCGACGCGAAGCAGTGCGCGACGGCTTCACCTACCTGCGGCCGAACGGCTCCGAGGTGCGCGACGAGCAGACGCTCCAACGCATCCGCAAGCTGGCCATCCCTCCGGCCTGGACCGAGGTGTGGATCTGCCCATCCGCCGACGGCCACCTGCAGGCCACCGGCCGCGATGCCCGCGGCCGCAAGCAGTACCGCTACCACCCGCGTTTCCGCGAGGTCCGCGAGGAGACCAAGTACGAGCACATGCTCGAGTTCGCCCGGGCGCTGCCCGCGTTGCGCGAACGCGTGGCCGGGCACATGGGCCTGCGCGGCCTGCCGCGCGAGAAGGTGCTCGCGACCGTGGTGCACCTGCTGGAAACCACGCTGATCCGCGTCGGCAACGACGACTACGCGCGCGACAACAAGAGCTATGGGCTGACCACGCTGCGCGACAAGCACGTGTCGATCGAAGGCGGCCAGCTCCGCTTCGAGTTCAAGGGCAAGAGCGGCAAGACGTGGCGCCTGCAGGTGCAGAACCGGCGGGTCGCCAAGGTGGTGCGGGCCTGCCAGGAACTGCCGGGCCAGCGCCTGTTCCAGTACCACGACGACGAAGGCGAGCTGCGCGAGGTGACCTCCTCGGACGTCAACGCCTACCTTCGCGAGATCACGGGCCGCGACATCACGGCCAAGGACTTCCGCACCTGGGCCGGCACCGTCATGGCCGCCCTGGCCCTGCAGGAAGTGGAACGGGTGGACACCCAGGCCGCGATGAAGAAGAACGTTCGCACTGCGGTCGAGCGCGTCGCGGCACGGCTGGGCAACACCCCGGCGATATGCCGCAAGTGCTACGTGCATCCCGAGGTGTTCGCGGCCTATGCCGAAGGCGAGCTGTTGCTGGAGATCGAGCGGCGCGCCGAACGGGAGCTGCGCGACCAGGCGGCACTGCGCCCTGAAGAGTCGGCCGTGCTGGCGCTGCTGCAGAGCCGGCTCGAGCGCACGCTGGAAGGGCAGCTCGGCAGGAGCCTGGTTGCGCTCAACGAGAAAAAGAAGAAGCAGGCGCGTCCGCGAAAGACCCGCCGCGTTGCGGCCGAAACCGCGCACTGAAACGATGACATGCTGATGACCACGCGCCGCCGTTTCGCGCCGTCACCACGGCGACGGATTCTTACGTGCGAACGAGCGACCTTCCCACGAGGTTTTTTTGTCGTTGGCTTGGCGCGCAAGCCGAGCCTTTGTTAATCTGCCTCGGCCGCTGCTGCGGCCCAGGGAGGCGACACGATGGTCCCCGCATCCGACCCGACCGGATCGCGCTTCGACGCGATCACGCGGGCGCTTGCGCACATCGCGTGGATCACGGACGCGGAGGGCCACTTCACCGCCCCGCAGCCGACCTGGTCCGCCTACACCGGCCAGCCGTGGGAAGAGCACCAGGCGCTGGGCTGGCAGAAGGCGATCCATCCTGACGACCTGCAGGCGATGTGGCAGGGCTGGCTCTCCGCACGGGCCAACCGGTCGCTCTTCATCGCCGAAGGCCGCATGTGGCACGCACCGACCGGCCGCTGGCGGTTCTTCGAAGTGCGCGCCGTTCCCAACACCGACGAGCAGGGCGAGATCCGCCAATGGATCGGCACCTGCATCGACGTGCACGACCGCCGCACCGCCGAGCAGGCCATGCGCGTGGCGGATCGCCGCAAGGATGAATTCATGGCCGTGCTGGCGCACGAGTTGCGCAATCCGCTCGCGCCCATCCGCAATGCCGTGCACGTGCTCAAGGTCTGCCGTGACGACGATGCCCGCTCGGCCTGGGCTCGCAGCATCATCGAACGGCAGGTCGACCAGATGTCGAGGCTGCTCGAAGACCTGCTGGACGTGACGCGCATCGCCCGCGGCAAGCTGGAAGTGCGGCGCGAGCGGGTGGACCTGAACGAATCGCTCGAACGCGCCATCGAGACCAGCCGCCCGATCCTGGATGCGCACGGCCACCGCTTCCACGCGCAGCTGCCGCAGGAGCCGATGCTGGTCGAGGGCGACGCGCCGCGGCTGGCCCAGGTGTTCGCCAACCTGCTGAACAACGCGGCCAAGTACACCGACCGCGGCGGCGAGGTCGGCCTGCTCGCCGGGGTCGAGGACGGCCAGGCCGTGGTGCGGGTGCGCGACAACGGCATGGGCATCGAAGCCTCGATGCTGCCGCACCTGTTCCGCATGTACTCGCAGGCCGGGCCGGCGCGCGAGCGGGCGCAGGGCGGCCTGGGCATCGGCTTGTCGCTGGTGCGCGGCCTGGTGGAGATGCAGGGCGGCACGGTGGAAGCCAGGTCGGAAGGCCCCGGCCGCGGCAGCGAATTCATCGTGCGCCTGCCTCTGCTGCACGCCATCGCTCCTGCGCCGCGGCCGCCGGAGCGCGAGGCGTCGCCGGAGCGGCTGCGCGTGCTGGTGGCCGACGACAACCACGATGCCGCCCAGACGCTGGCCGTGCTGCTGGAGGTGATGGGGCACGAGGTTCGCGTCGCCGTCGACGGCCAGGAAGCGGTGGAAACCGCCTTCTCCTTCGCGCCCGACGTGGTGCTGCTGGACATCGGCATGCCGCGCATGGACGGCTACGCCGCCGCGCGGCGCATCCGCGAGAAGCTGCCCGGCACCATGCAGATCGCCATCACCGGGTGGGGCCGCCGCGAGGACATGCGCGAGGCCGCAGCCGCGGGCTTCGACCATCACCTGGTCAAGCCGGTGGACCCGGACCAGCTCGCACGCTTGCTGGCAACCGTGCAGCGGCCCAGCCCGGCCGACGCGCCGCACTAGACGCGCGCGCCTTCAGTCCACCACGAGCGGCTGGTACTGCGGATGCCGCTCGATGAAGGCGGCCACGAAGGAACAGGACGGCAGGACCTTGCGGCCCTCGCGCTGCGCTTCGTCCAGCGCGAACTTCACGATGCGCTCGCCGAAGCCGCGGCCCTGGTGTTCCGGCGCGACCTCGGTGTGGACCAGGTCCAGGCGGTCGCCGGATTCGCGGTAGTCGAGGAAGCCGACGACTTTTCCGCCGGCTTCGGCTTCGAAGCGCCGGCGGCCCGCGTTGCGGCGAACGGTGGGTTGCGTCACTGGGGCGGGATCTCGTGCGCGGCCGCCGCCGCCACCGCCTTTGGGGCGGGCACCGTCGGCACCTCGGGTTCGGCCTGCCGCGCGGGGATGGCCTCGGTCCAGTGCGTGACGTCCTCAGGGGTCATCGTGCTGGCCGGCGTGAGGCGCCCGTCGACGTAGCCCAGCTGTTCGATGTCGTGCAGGTACTGCTCGCGCGACAGCAGCGTGCCGGCGCAGATGTGCGGATCCTGCGCGGGGGGCTGGCGGATCTCCGTCGCCAGGCGGCTCATGAGTTCTTCCATCACCCACGCGGGAACATGGTGGCGTTCGCCCGGATAGATGAAGCCGAACAGCGTCAGGTGGGCCAGCAGCACGCGCCAGTTCCCGCCGAAGCGATCGAGCAGCGACGGCCAGTCCAGCCGCTCGGCGTTGACCTGCAGCAGGTGCGCGATGTCGGCGCCGTCGTAGCGCTCGCGCTCCATGATGAAGGCCTTCGAAAGGAGGCTGTCCTCCATGTTGGCCACGCGCACCGGCACGCCCAGCACGTCGGCTTCGGGGTTGTCGTGGAACCAGCGGCCGTCCACCGGCGTCACGCCGTTGCCCGAGTTGAAGATGAGGTCGATGAAGTCCTGGCCCGCGTAGACCTTGGCCAGCCAGTGCGGGTAGGTCAGCTCCGAACGCCAGCCCTCGGCCTGCATGAGCGCGGCCACGCGTTCGTAATCCTCCCGGCGGATGAACAGGTCCAGGTCCTTGGTGGACCGCCGGATCCCGGTGTAACAGGCGTGCGCGAAGGCGCCGCCCACGAGGAAGGGCACGCCTGCCTCGGTCAGCACGGTCAGGGCCCGGCGGTAGAACGCGGCGGTCTCGGGCAGGACCTCTTCCTCGAGGGAAGGCGCGAGCGGCGTGGTGCTCATTCGACTCCAGTTCCGGATGCTCCGGCGTTGGGGTCAGGTCAGCGTAACGGCCGGGCCCAGGGCCGCCACCGGCGCCGTGGCTCCAGCAAGCGTCGGCCTGCGCCTACAGATCGCGACGGCGGATGGACATGTCCCGCGCAAGCATGGCACGGCAGCATGTGCGGGTCTTCCAGCCCCTGCCTCGACCGCCGCGCCATTCATGCCCAAACCCAAATCCGCCAGCAGCATCCGCTTCGCCGCCGTCGGCGACATCCACGTCACCAAGGACCACGCGGGCACGCTGCGCGATTTCTTCGCCCAGGCCTCGGACGCCGCCGACGTGCTGCTGCTTTGCGGCGACCTCACCGACTACGGGACGGCGGAGGAGGCGAAGGTGCTGGCCGATGAACTGGGCAGCGTTTCGGTGCCGATCGTCGCCGTGCTGGGCAACCATGACCACGAAAGCGGCACGCCGGAGAAGGTCAGGGAGATCCTCACGCACGCCGGCGTGCGCGTGCTCGATGGCGAGGCCTGCGAGATCGAGGGCGTGGGCATCGCGGGCGCGAAGGGCTTCGCCGGCGGCTTCGGCCGCGGCTCGCTGGGTTCCTGGGGCGAGCCGGCGATCAAGCTGTTCGTCAAGGAAGCGCTGAACGAGGCCATGAAGCTGGAGGCCGCGCTCGCCAAGCTGCGCACGTCGCGGCGCATCGCCTTGCTGCACTACTCGCCGATCGCCGGCACCGTGCAGGGCGAGCCGCCGGAGATCTTTCCCTTCCTCGGCAGCAGCCGGCTGGAAGATCCCCTGCTGCGCTATCCGGTCGACGCGGTGTTCCACGGGCACGCGCACCGGGGCACGATCGAGGCCCGCACCGTCAATGGCGTCCCCGTCTACAACGTCGCGCGGCCGCTGCTGCTGCGCAAGCGGCCCGGGCAGGCGCCTTTCTGGCTGTTCGAGCTGCCTCGCGAGGAGGCGGCCGCCGCGGCGCCGGCCGAAGCCGCCACCACCACCTGATGCGAACCTCCAAGGAGCGTGAGATGAACAAGGACAAGCAACCGCGGCGTCCGAGCAAGGACCTGCCCGCGGACAAGCTGCACCCGGCCAGCGACATGGGCAAGCGCGCCAAGGGCGGCGACAAGTTCGCCAATCCCGGCCAGCCTCGCCGCATGAAGGGCAGCGACCAGGCCGGGGCGCCGGCCACGACCGGCACGGGCAAGAAAGCCCGCTGACGTCCTCCGTCAAGGGGCTTTGCGACCCGCCGCCAGCATGCCGGCCGTGAGCCCAAAGGCCGCAATGCGCGCCGGCAAGGGTTCGCCGCGGATGAGGGCGGCGCAAGCCTCGCCCATCGCGGGCGACGTCTGGATGCCGTAGCCGCCCTGGGCCGCCACCCAGAAGAAGCGCGGCGCCTGCTCGTCCCAGCCGCCCACCAGGTCGCCGTCGGGCACGAACGAGCGCAGGCCGGCCCAGGTGCGCGTGGGGCGGCGGATGGTCATCGTCGTCATGGTCTGGATGCGGTCGATCGCGATCGCGATGTCCAGCTCCTCCGGCTGCACGTCGTGCGGGTCCACCGGATCGACGTTGGCCGGCGAGCCGAGCAGCATCCCGGCATCGGGCTTGAAGTACCAGTCCTCGCCCGCGCCGGCCGTCAGCGGCCATCTCGAGACGTCCACGCCCGGCGGCGGCGCGAAGATGAAGGCCGAGCGGCGCTTCGGTTGCAGGCCGAGGGGCCGGGCGCCGGCGAGCTGCCCCAGCACATCGGCCCAGGCGCCGGCGGCGTTCACCAGCGCCGGCGCGCCGAAGGTGCCGGCAGCGGTCTCCACCGTCCAGGCGGTCCCGTCGTGCCGCAGGGCGCGCACCTCGGCGTCGGTCACGATGCGCCCGCCCGAGCGCCGCACGCCGCGCAGGTAGCCCTGGTGGATCGCATGCACGTCCATGTCGGCCGCATCGGGCTCATAGGCTGCCCCGACCACCATTTCCGGACGCAGCACCGGCGTGATCTCGCAAGCTTCCGCGGACGTGAGCAGGCGGCCATGCGGGGACAGCTGCCGCAGCACGTCCCAATGCGCCTGCAGCTGCGCCTCCTGGCCGTGGGTGGCGACGAACATCGCGCCGCGCGGCCCCAGCACCGGCTGGTCGGCGAAGCCGGGCGGCGGCGCTTCGAGGAAGGCGCGGCTGGCCATCGTCAGCGCGCGCACCTGCGCCGTGCCGTAGCTTTCCATGAAGAGCGCCGCCGAGCGCCCGGTCGAGTGGTAGCCGGGTTGCGACTCGCGCTCGAGCACAAGCACCCGCGCGTCCCTCGCGAGCCAGTACGCCACCGAGGCGCCGGCGATGCCGGCGCCCACCACGATGAAGTCCGCATGCAGGTCCATGGCCGGATGCTAGTGCAGCCGGCCCGGACCCGCCCGCAGGAGCGCGTCAGAGCGAGAGCAGCCTCTGGAAGAACGAGCGGTAACCGCGCAGGGCGACGCGCAGGTCTTCGGTGTTGGGCTGCGCGTCGTGCCCGAGCCCGGCCTCGAGGCGGGCTCGCTGGTCGGCGAAGCTCGCGGCCAGGCTCTTCATCACCTCGGCCACCAGTTCGTCGGCCTGCTGCACCGCGCGGCGCGGGTCGTCCACGAAGCCGATCTGCACCTGGTCCCAGCGGCCGCGGAAGTCCGCGGCGACCTGCGGCGGGAACAGCGCGGCGAGCTGCTCGGCGGCGCCGGGGCCCATCGCGCCCTCGGGGCGGGCGCGGGCGGTCTCGCCGTGCAACGCGTCGGGCGGTTGCTGCTCGCGCGGCTGCTGCATGGTCGTCGCATCCTGCGGCGGGCGTTGCTGCGGCATGCCTTGCGCAGGCATGCCGCCTTGCGGCGGCTGGCCCTCGGGCCGGCGCGCGCTGTCCTGTGTGGAGGCGGCGGCGCGGTCCGCCGGGACTTCGCGGTGGTGTCCCGCCACGAGGTCGGCGGTGCCTGGGCGGTCGTGTTCGTCGCGGCTCATGATTGCGTCCTCATTCCGGGGTGGTGCGGCGTGTCGTGCCGCTCGGGCGAGTCGACCTCGAGCAGTTCGTCGAACAGCGCGCGGTAGTGGATGACGGCCTGCCGGCGGCCCTCGGTATCGACCTCGCCGCGGTGATCCCGCTCGGCGATCGCGTGGGCCGCGCGGTAGTGCTCGACCACGCCGGGGTGGTGCACGGAGATGTCGGCCGCGCTGCGCTCGAAGTCGCCCATCGGGTAGCCGCGCTTTTGCATCAGGTCGCGCACCAGCGCGTCCGCCTCGGCCAGCGCGCCCTGCGGGTTGTCGACGAAGCGCGCCTGCACCGAGCGCCAGGCCTGGGTGAAGCGCTGCGCGTCGTCGGCCGAGAGCGGCACGATGTTCAGCTTGTCGACCCGCTTGCGGCGGGCCATCAGTTCCGCCTCGGCCTTGTCGCGGCTGCCGAGGGTTTCGACCGTGCGGCCGTACTCCGGCCCGAAGTCGCGCTGCAGGTGGCTCGATTGCCTCTTGCGCCACAACAGCACCAGGGCGACGGCGACCAGGGCAAGGATCACCAGCCCCACCAACAACGACTCAGTGTCCATGGAAGGCTCCTGTGTGAGGGGGACACTTCCAACGTAGGCAAAGGCCACGGCCGCGACTGTCGGAGCAGGCGACGCGCGGGCATGGCCGCGCGGTCCCGTGGACGGTAGGACGGGTCCGGCCTGATGCGCGCCTCGCCCGACCTGCTGAGCCGCGCCGGCTCAGGCGTCGCGCTGGATCAGCTCGATCTTGTACCCGTCGGGATCGGTGACGAAGGCGATCACGGTGCTGCCGCCCTTCACCGGCCCGGGCTCGCGCGTGATGCTGCCGCCGGCCGCGCGGATCCTGTCGCAGGCCGCGTAGACGTCGGGCACGCCCAGCGCGATGTGGCCGTAAGCCGTGCCCATCTCGTAGCTGGACACGCCGTGGTTGTAGGTGAGCTCGATCTCGGCATGCTCGGGGTTGGTGCCGTAGCCGACGAAGGCCAGCGAGTACTTCTGCTCGGGCCGCTCGGTGATGCGCAGCAGCTTCATGCCGAGTACGCGGGTGTAGAAGTCGATCGACCGCTGCAGGTCGCCGACGCGCAGCATGGTGTGGAGGAGTCGCATGGCGCGATTATCCGCAGGCCCGTTCGATCGCGCCGACGCCGCGCATGGGCCGTTTCCCACGCCGCCCCGCGCGCGGCGGTGTCAGAGTGGCGCATGGCTTCCGGTTGGACCCGCCGCGGTTTCGGTGCGCTCACGGCCGCGCTGGCCGCAGGCGGAAAGACGTGGGCCCAGGAGGGCCGCATGTTCACGATCCACACCTTCGGCGACTCCATCCTCGACTGTGCCCGCTACAACGACCGCGGCGTGCACCCCGGCCAGCTAATCGTGCGCAACGACGATTCGCTGTTCCCCGATTTCAGGGGCCGCGACGTGGCTTCGCAGCGGCCGGCCCGGCTCGACCACCGCGCGGTCGACGGGGCGACGGTCGAGGGCCTGGCTTCGCAGACGAGGGGGCTCGCGCCGGACGACAGCGGTGTCGCGCTGCTCACCATCGGCGGCAACGACCTGCTGCGCGGGCTGGCCTCGGATTCAGGCCCGGGCTTGCGGCGGTTCGAATCGCGGCTCGACGTTTTCCTTCGCGGCCTGCGCGTCGGCCCGGTGCTGATCGGGACCGTGTACGACCCGAC from the Ramlibacter henchirensis genome contains:
- a CDS encoding NAD(P)/FAD-dependent oxidoreductase gives rise to the protein MDLHADFIVVGAGIAGASVAYWLARDARVLVLERESQPGYHSTGRSAALFMESYGTAQVRALTMASRAFLEAPPPGFADQPVLGPRGAMFVATHGQEAQLQAHWDVLRQLSPHGRLLTSAEACEITPVLRPEMVVGAAYEPDAADMDVHAIHQGYLRGVRRSGGRIVTDAEVRALRHDGTAWTVETAAGTFGAPALVNAAGAWADVLGQLAGARPLGLQPKRRSAFIFAPPPGVDVSRWPLTAGAGEDWYFKPDAGMLLGSPANVDPVDPHDVQPEELDIAIAIDRIQTMTTMTIRRPTRTWAGLRSFVPDGDLVGGWDEQAPRFFWVAAQGGYGIQTSPAMGEACAALIRGEPLPARIAAFGLTAGMLAAGRKAP
- the gloA gene encoding lactoylglutathione lyase — translated: MRLLHTMLRVGDLQRSIDFYTRVLGMKLLRITERPEQKYSLAFVGYGTNPEHAEIELTYNHGVSSYEMGTAYGHIALGVPDVYAACDRIRAAGGSITREPGPVKGGSTVIAFVTDPDGYKIELIQRDA
- a CDS encoding SGNH/GDSL hydrolase family protein; the encoded protein is MASGWTRRGFGALTAALAAGGKTWAQEGRMFTIHTFGDSILDCARYNDRGVHPGQLIVRNDDSLFPDFRGRDVASQRPARLDHRAVDGATVEGLASQTRGLAPDDSGVALLTIGGNDLLRGLASDSGPGLRRFESRLDVFLRGLRVGPVLIGTVYDPTFGDDSRNFLGVEARVARANHRRVNEVLAAAASRHGALVDIHAHFLTGDPSWYVHTIEPSLRGASEVRRAFLPQVLAHAGLR